A genomic window from Sphingomonas taxi includes:
- a CDS encoding TonB-dependent receptor domain-containing protein produces MNLNTHVSLLALAGGLLLAAPATAQIANDTNSIQPQTDTAADSSSVKAATISGQAPDSSGDGEIVVTGTRIVRPNSTAAAPITSVTAADIRAQAPINVEEVLNRLPQISPDSQQNYQDSDGRQRIKLRSLGFERTLVLVDGKRLGTQNGQDTNIIPVALIERVDVLTGGASSVYGSDAVAGVVNFVMKQNFTGVRIDANYNFYNHVNKSNLVTQTAQNSGFSPRLGQVNDGGRADLALTAGTSLFDGKLNMSGFVNYRHADLVPYDARSTSACQLIQTGKDGPLSCSLSTYSVSGFVSPGSGTNAGRQFVNDPNGTRTFVPYGTGVGNAANPYDGYSYQRQDNRVNAGGFVTLKLSPEFEVYGSALWFRDKSINRYPTRVFAAANYGSDLFRVNCNNPFLSTQQAGILCGTAAGTATTVPVDVRYRFNAPFMTDTYTNTGIRATGGVRGKVGDAWTYDIGGVFSRNQQIWDSSRLPNFDRVNNSLNVVNVNGTPTCVSGGACVPFDAFSAGNGNQALINYLYGDLDPARQKTVGLLYDVQANMTGDLGRYGITSPLATDGVAFALGTEFRKDRQFSELTPGFIEDYGGAPSDLSQHVWESNIEVQAPLIQDRPFAHLLQANGGYRLSKYSSNPNKFTTWKIEGLYAPVADLTLRASFNKAQRAPTVVEAYQASNISFSRQGGSQNDFCAPTVTNTNGTITYGTPIASREVCRATGLSDALYGSTTLLCPNDQCTVRSGGFTADPETAYTQTYGLVVKPRFIKGLVFSVDRYRIKINNSLGYNDDSYYTDGCQRSNGDPFFCSGIVRAANGTLYAAASGNPTSGFIRAGTTNYYYSIARGWDFQGSYALGLGSVGRLDFDFNGSLTTFAGGQDSPVQPQRNCTGYFANGCSQLLPKWTHGLRTTYSTSDGIFNASFNWRYIGSLTSANNSGDAAIGGTPDRAQTTFYRIAPASYFDLALTFNIARQFAFRVIANNLLDKNPPILANSYNISLARNNTIPQRYDALGRQIAIGTTITF; encoded by the coding sequence ATGAACCTGAATACCCATGTGTCGCTGCTCGCCCTCGCGGGCGGGCTGCTGCTCGCCGCGCCGGCGACGGCGCAGATCGCCAATGATACCAATAGCATCCAACCGCAGACCGACACCGCCGCCGACAGCAGCAGCGTCAAGGCCGCGACGATCAGCGGCCAGGCGCCGGACAGCAGCGGCGATGGCGAGATCGTCGTCACCGGCACGCGCATCGTCCGCCCCAACAGCACCGCCGCCGCGCCGATCACCTCGGTCACCGCTGCCGACATCCGGGCGCAGGCGCCGATCAACGTCGAAGAGGTGCTCAACCGGCTCCCGCAGATCTCGCCCGACAGCCAGCAGAACTATCAGGATTCCGACGGTCGCCAGCGGATCAAGCTGCGCAGCCTCGGGTTCGAACGGACGCTGGTGCTGGTCGACGGCAAGCGGCTCGGCACGCAGAACGGCCAGGATACCAACATCATCCCGGTGGCGCTGATCGAGCGCGTTGACGTGCTCACCGGCGGTGCCTCGTCGGTCTATGGTTCGGATGCGGTCGCCGGCGTCGTCAACTTCGTGATGAAGCAGAATTTCACCGGCGTGCGGATCGACGCCAACTACAATTTCTACAATCACGTCAACAAGTCCAATCTGGTGACGCAGACCGCGCAGAACTCCGGCTTCTCGCCGCGGCTCGGCCAGGTCAACGACGGCGGCCGTGCCGATCTGGCGCTTACCGCAGGGACCTCGCTGTTCGACGGCAAGCTCAACATGTCGGGCTTCGTCAATTACCGCCACGCCGATCTGGTGCCTTATGACGCGCGCTCGACCTCGGCGTGCCAGCTCATCCAGACCGGCAAGGACGGCCCGCTGAGCTGCTCGCTGTCGACCTATTCGGTCAGCGGCTTCGTCTCGCCGGGCAGCGGCACCAATGCCGGGCGGCAGTTCGTCAACGATCCCAACGGTACGCGCACCTTCGTGCCTTATGGCACCGGGGTGGGCAATGCCGCCAATCCGTATGACGGCTATTCCTACCAGCGGCAGGACAATCGCGTGAACGCCGGCGGCTTCGTCACGCTGAAGCTGTCGCCGGAATTCGAAGTCTATGGCTCGGCCTTGTGGTTCCGCGACAAGTCGATCAACCGCTATCCGACCCGCGTCTTCGCGGCGGCGAATTACGGCTCCGATCTCTTCCGGGTCAATTGCAACAACCCGTTCCTGTCGACGCAGCAGGCCGGCATCCTCTGCGGTACCGCCGCCGGGACGGCGACCACCGTGCCGGTCGACGTCCGCTACCGGTTCAACGCGCCGTTCATGACCGACACCTATACCAACACCGGTATCCGCGCGACCGGCGGCGTGCGCGGCAAGGTCGGTGATGCCTGGACCTATGACATCGGCGGCGTCTTCTCGCGCAACCAGCAGATCTGGGATTCGTCGCGCCTGCCTAACTTCGACCGGGTCAACAATTCGCTTAACGTCGTCAACGTCAACGGCACGCCGACCTGCGTGTCCGGTGGCGCCTGCGTACCGTTCGACGCATTCAGCGCCGGCAACGGCAATCAGGCGCTGATCAACTATTTGTACGGCGACCTCGACCCGGCCCGGCAGAAGACCGTCGGCCTGCTCTACGATGTGCAGGCGAACATGACCGGCGATCTCGGCCGCTACGGCATCACCTCGCCGCTCGCCACCGACGGCGTCGCCTTCGCGCTCGGCACCGAATTCCGCAAGGATCGCCAGTTCTCCGAGCTGACGCCGGGCTTCATCGAGGATTACGGCGGCGCGCCGTCCGACCTCAGCCAGCACGTCTGGGAATCGAACATCGAGGTGCAGGCGCCGCTGATCCAGGATCGCCCGTTCGCGCATCTGCTGCAGGCCAACGGTGGGTATCGCCTGTCCAAGTACAGCAGCAATCCCAACAAGTTCACCACCTGGAAGATCGAGGGTCTGTACGCTCCGGTCGCCGACCTGACCCTTCGCGCCTCGTTCAACAAGGCGCAGCGCGCGCCGACCGTGGTCGAAGCCTATCAGGCGTCGAACATCAGCTTCTCGCGTCAGGGCGGTTCGCAGAACGACTTCTGCGCACCGACGGTGACCAACACCAACGGCACGATCACTTATGGCACGCCGATTGCCTCGCGCGAGGTCTGCCGCGCCACCGGCCTGTCGGATGCGCTTTACGGCAGCACGACGCTGCTGTGCCCCAACGACCAGTGCACCGTGCGCTCGGGCGGTTTCACCGCCGATCCCGAAACCGCCTACACCCAGACCTACGGCCTCGTGGTCAAGCCGCGCTTCATCAAGGGGCTGGTCTTCTCGGTCGATCGCTACCGGATCAAGATCAACAACTCGCTCGGCTATAACGACGACAGCTATTATACCGATGGCTGCCAGCGCTCGAACGGCGATCCATTCTTCTGCTCGGGGATCGTCCGTGCCGCCAACGGCACGCTCTATGCTGCGGCATCGGGCAACCCGACCAGCGGCTTCATCCGGGCGGGTACGACCAATTATTATTATTCGATTGCCCGGGGCTGGGATTTCCAAGGCAGCTACGCGCTTGGTCTCGGCAGCGTCGGCCGGCTGGACTTCGACTTCAACGGCTCGCTGACCACCTTCGCCGGCGGCCAGGATTCGCCGGTCCAGCCGCAGCGCAATTGCACCGGCTATTTCGCCAACGGGTGCAGCCAGTTGCTGCCGAAGTGGACGCATGGCCTGCGGACGACCTATTCGACCTCGGACGGCATCTTCAACGCTTCGTTCAACTGGCGCTACATCGGCTCGCTGACCAGCGCGAACAACTCGGGCGATGCGGCGATCGGTGGCACGCCCGATCGGGCGCAGACGACCTTCTACCGCATCGCCCCGGCGAGCTATTTCGACCTCGCGCTGACCTTCAACATCGCACGGCAGTTCGCCTTCCGCGTAATCGCGAACAACCTGCTCGACAAGAACCCGCCGATCCTGGCGAATTCGTACAATATCAGTCTGGCGCGCAACAACACGATCCCGCAGCGCTATGACGCGCTCGGCCGCCAGATCGCGATCGGCACTACGATCACCTTCTGA
- the tsaD gene encoding tRNA (adenosine(37)-N6)-threonylcarbamoyltransferase complex transferase subunit TsaD, with translation MSPRIILGLESSCDETAAALVTSDRQVLSHRLLGQEAAHAPFGGVVPEIAARAHVEALEPLVRAALADAGLRLDQVDAIAATAGPGLIGGVMVGLVTGKALAHAAGKPLIAVNHLEGHALSPRLSDPDLAFPYLLLLVSGGHCQLLLVKGVARYSRLATTIDDAAGEAFDKTAKLLGLGFPGGPMVEKAAALGRPVVPLPRPLKGSAEPHFSFAGLKSAVARAVGQHAPEDIAASFQAAVVDCLIDRTRRGIAGIDATALVVAGGVAANTAVRGALQALATANGLRFVAPPLWLCTDNAAMIAWAGAERFAAGLTDPLDTPARARWPLDPDAEAVRGAGVKA, from the coding sequence ATGTCTCCCCGGATCATCCTCGGCCTCGAATCCTCCTGCGATGAGACCGCCGCCGCGCTCGTTACCAGCGACCGGCAGGTGCTCAGCCACCGCCTGCTCGGCCAGGAAGCGGCGCATGCGCCGTTCGGCGGCGTCGTCCCCGAAATCGCCGCGCGCGCGCATGTCGAGGCCTTGGAACCACTCGTCCGCGCCGCGCTCGCCGACGCCGGACTGCGGCTCGATCAGGTCGACGCGATCGCCGCCACCGCGGGTCCCGGGCTGATCGGCGGCGTCATGGTCGGGCTCGTCACCGGCAAGGCGCTCGCGCATGCCGCGGGCAAGCCGCTGATCGCGGTCAACCATCTCGAAGGCCATGCGCTCAGCCCGCGGCTGTCCGATCCCGATCTCGCTTTCCCCTATCTGTTGCTGCTCGTCTCGGGCGGCCATTGCCAGTTGCTGCTGGTGAAGGGCGTCGCGCGCTATAGCCGCCTCGCCACGACGATCGACGATGCCGCGGGCGAGGCGTTCGACAAGACCGCCAAATTGCTCGGCCTCGGCTTCCCCGGCGGGCCGATGGTCGAGAAGGCGGCGGCGCTCGGCCGCCCGGTCGTGCCGCTGCCGCGCCCGCTGAAAGGCTCGGCCGAGCCGCATTTCTCCTTCGCCGGGCTCAAGAGCGCGGTCGCGCGCGCGGTCGGCCAGCATGCGCCGGAGGATATCGCCGCGTCGTTCCAGGCGGCGGTGGTCGATTGCCTGATCGATCGCACCCGCCGCGGCATCGCCGGGATCGACGCCACCGCGCTGGTCGTCGCCGGCGGCGTCGCCGCGAACACGGCGGTGCGCGGCGCGCTGCAGGCGCTCGCCACCGCCAACGGCCTGCGCTTCGTCGCGCCGCCGTTGTGGCTGTGCACCGACAATGCCGCGATGATCGCCTGGGCGGGGGCAGAGCGGTTCGCCGCCGGGCTCACCGATCCGCTCGACACGCCGGCGCGCGCGCGCTGGCCGCTCGATCCGGATGCGGAGGCGGTGCGCGGCGCCGGTGTGAAGGCATGA
- a CDS encoding NAD(P)H-dependent glycerol-3-phosphate dehydrogenase: MKIGVIGGGAWGTALAQVAAHRGEPVTLWAREPEVVEGINAGHENRLFLAGVPLSPSIRATADVGDLAACDALLVVAPAQHVRGVLSQIAVGTRPLVLCAKGIEAGTRLLVGEVARQVHPQAPVAVLSGPTFAHEVAAGLPTAVTLAAADEALGRALSERLAAPQFRPYASRDVVGAEIGGAVKNVLAIACGVVDGAGLGQNARAALIARGFAEMTRFGLARGARAETLAGLSGLGDLVLTCSSTSSRNFSLGVGLGQGRAAADLLADRRTVAEGAFTAPVLREAAAAAGVDMPVTAAVCRLLEGAPVDDVIGALLARPLRQEAS, from the coding sequence ATGAAGATCGGCGTCATCGGCGGCGGCGCCTGGGGGACGGCGCTCGCGCAGGTCGCCGCGCATCGCGGCGAGCCCGTCACGCTGTGGGCGCGCGAGCCCGAGGTGGTCGAGGGGATCAACGCCGGTCACGAGAACCGCCTGTTTCTTGCCGGCGTGCCGCTGTCGCCGTCGATCCGCGCCACCGCCGATGTCGGCGATCTCGCCGCCTGTGACGCCTTGCTCGTCGTCGCGCCGGCGCAGCACGTCCGCGGCGTGCTGTCGCAGATCGCGGTCGGCACGCGCCCGCTGGTGCTGTGCGCGAAGGGGATCGAGGCGGGCACCCGGCTACTCGTCGGCGAGGTCGCGCGGCAGGTCCATCCGCAGGCGCCCGTCGCCGTCCTGTCCGGCCCGACCTTCGCGCACGAGGTGGCCGCCGGTCTGCCCACCGCGGTGACGCTGGCGGCGGCGGACGAGGCGCTCGGGCGCGCACTGTCCGAACGCCTCGCCGCGCCGCAGTTCCGCCCCTATGCCAGCCGCGACGTCGTCGGTGCGGAGATCGGCGGCGCGGTCAAGAACGTGCTCGCCATCGCCTGCGGCGTGGTCGATGGCGCCGGCCTCGGCCAGAACGCCCGCGCCGCGCTGATCGCACGCGGCTTCGCCGAGATGACGCGCTTCGGCCTCGCCCGTGGCGCGCGCGCCGAGACGCTCGCCGGCCTGTCGGGGCTCGGCGACCTCGTCCTCACCTGTTCCTCGACCAGCAGCCGCAATTTCTCGCTCGGCGTCGGCCTGGGGCAGGGCAGGGCCGCCGCGGACCTGCTCGCCGACCGCCGCACCGTCGCCGAGGGCGCCTTCACCGCCCCGGTGCTGCGCGAGGCGGCGGCGGCGGCGGGCGTCGACATGCCGGTCACCGCCGCGGTCTGCCGCCTGCTGGAGGGCGCGCCGGTGGACGACGTCATTGGCGCGCTGCTCGCGCGGCCGTTGCGGCAAGAAGCGAGCTGA
- a CDS encoding alpha/beta hydrolase, with the protein MLRFRIVVRLALVICIAGAACGQTSRPNRSPAKIEVPKVERAGVWQPTPGGTQVPLWPANVALTKPDTGDHPEATGNGSPLVGGKMWHWASYVTRPTMTIYRPKGRNTGTTMMVLPGGGFYAVATDLEGTEICDWVVQQGMTCVMLKYRTPQVWPKEDGKQQRLKVLLGLEDAQRAMGLLRQRASTYGIDPHKIGVIGFSAGAYLVANMSNTEERTYPLTDAADRQSPRPDFAVVAYTARMLDDSKGKNSLDLQPWVKISPNAPPTLIIHAMNDPTDNVRQGMAYALALNDVGVPVDMRLYANGGHAFGMRPTADPITREWPSQLKQWLQNLGLL; encoded by the coding sequence GTGTTGCGGTTCCGGATCGTCGTGCGTCTCGCACTCGTGATCTGCATTGCCGGGGCAGCCTGTGGGCAAACCAGCCGGCCGAACAGATCGCCTGCGAAGATCGAGGTGCCGAAAGTCGAGCGGGCAGGCGTATGGCAGCCAACCCCGGGCGGAACGCAAGTGCCGCTCTGGCCTGCGAATGTGGCTTTGACGAAACCGGATACGGGCGATCATCCTGAAGCTACCGGCAACGGCTCACCGCTGGTCGGCGGGAAAATGTGGCATTGGGCAAGCTATGTCACCCGGCCGACCATGACGATCTACAGGCCGAAAGGGCGGAACACCGGCACCACGATGATGGTCTTGCCCGGCGGAGGGTTCTACGCGGTTGCGACGGACCTTGAAGGCACAGAAATCTGTGACTGGGTCGTGCAGCAAGGTATGACCTGCGTCATGCTGAAGTATCGGACACCGCAGGTTTGGCCGAAAGAGGACGGAAAGCAGCAGCGACTTAAGGTGCTGTTGGGGCTGGAAGACGCTCAGCGCGCGATGGGATTGTTGCGGCAGCGGGCCTCAACTTATGGGATCGATCCCCACAAGATCGGCGTGATTGGTTTCTCTGCGGGCGCCTATCTGGTGGCGAACATGAGCAATACGGAAGAGCGCACCTACCCGCTGACCGATGCGGCCGATCGGCAATCGCCGCGGCCGGACTTTGCGGTCGTCGCCTATACGGCGCGGATGCTCGATGACAGCAAAGGGAAGAACAGCCTCGACCTGCAACCGTGGGTGAAGATCAGCCCGAACGCACCACCCACGCTCATCATCCACGCCATGAACGATCCGACGGATAATGTCCGTCAGGGGATGGCCTATGCGTTGGCGTTGAACGACGTCGGCGTGCCGGTCGACATGCGTCTCTACGCAAACGGTGGCCATGCCTTTGGAATGCGGCCCACTGCCGATCCGATCACCAGGGAATGGCCGTCACAGCTCAAGCAGTGGCTTCAAAACCTTGGATTGCTCTGA
- a CDS encoding uroporphyrinogen-III synthase, which translates to MSLSGLLVVRPEPGNARTTARLRAGGGAVLGRPLFAAAPIAWTPPDPAAFDALLVTSANAVRLAGAGLARLAGLPVIAVGAESAAVARDAGLRVAVVGDGGVADALTASAAAGLTRPLHLAGREHIDSGHPTAIVYASAELDVDAAAFAAAAAGRIVLLHSVRAAHRVAALIAGRHATGVAALSPAVLAAAGDGWAFARAAAMPTDAALCALALARTIDRAAGGGDKRP; encoded by the coding sequence GTGAGCCTCTCCGGCCTGCTCGTGGTGCGGCCCGAGCCCGGCAATGCGCGCACCACGGCGCGACTGCGCGCCGGCGGCGGCGCGGTGCTCGGCCGGCCGCTGTTCGCCGCCGCGCCGATCGCATGGACGCCGCCCGACCCCGCGGCGTTCGACGCCTTGCTGGTGACCAGCGCCAATGCGGTGCGCCTCGCGGGCGCCGGATTGGCGCGGCTCGCCGGGTTGCCGGTGATCGCGGTCGGAGCGGAAAGCGCGGCGGTGGCACGCGACGCCGGCTTGCGCGTCGCGGTCGTCGGCGACGGCGGCGTCGCCGACGCGCTGACGGCGTCGGCGGCGGCGGGACTGACGCGACCGCTGCATCTGGCGGGACGCGAGCATATCGACAGCGGCCACCCGACCGCGATCGTCTATGCCAGCGCCGAGCTGGACGTCGACGCGGCGGCGTTCGCCGCGGCGGCGGCGGGGCGGATCGTGCTGCTCCATTCGGTCCGCGCCGCGCACCGCGTCGCGGCGCTGATCGCCGGCCGGCACGCGACGGGCGTCGCAGCGCTGAGCCCCGCCGTCCTCGCCGCGGCGGGCGACGGCTGGGCGTTCGCCCGCGCCGCGGCGATGCCGACCGACGCCGCCTTGTGTGCGCTCGCGCTCGCACGGACGATTGACCGTGCGGCGGGGGGCGGGGATAAGAGGCCATGA
- the hemC gene encoding hydroxymethylbilane synthase, which produces MAIKFRLGTRGSPLALTQAGMVRDALCAAHGWTADEVALVVIRTTGDRVQDRPLAEIGGKALWTKELDRALLDDEIDAAVHSMKDVETIRPPAIAIAAMLPRADVRDRLIGADSVADLAAGAVVGTSSPRRRAQLLRLRPDLTVVMFRGNVDTRLAKLAAGEADATLLAAAGLDRLGRDGVGRAIPTDTMLPAPAQGAVGIEVRSADAGAARIVAAIDDAATSACVLAERALLAGLGADCHSPVAALAALSGEMLTLRAELIAEDGSAFVEGSGEGTDGSLVAAELAADLLARAPEVVRRLFQP; this is translated from the coding sequence GTGGCGATCAAATTCAGGCTGGGTACGCGGGGATCGCCGCTCGCGCTGACGCAGGCAGGGATGGTGCGCGACGCCTTGTGCGCCGCGCATGGCTGGACCGCGGACGAGGTCGCGCTGGTCGTCATCCGCACCACCGGCGACCGCGTGCAGGACCGACCCCTCGCCGAGATCGGCGGCAAGGCCCTGTGGACCAAGGAGCTCGACCGCGCCTTGCTCGACGACGAGATCGACGCGGCGGTCCATTCGATGAAGGACGTCGAGACGATCCGCCCGCCGGCGATCGCCATCGCCGCGATGCTGCCGCGCGCCGACGTGCGCGACCGGTTGATCGGTGCGGACAGCGTCGCCGATCTGGCCGCGGGCGCGGTGGTCGGCACCAGCTCGCCGCGGCGGCGCGCGCAATTGCTGCGGCTGCGCCCGGACCTGACGGTCGTGATGTTCCGCGGCAACGTCGACACGCGCCTCGCCAAGCTGGCGGCCGGCGAGGCGGACGCGACGCTGCTCGCCGCGGCGGGGCTCGACCGGCTCGGGCGCGACGGTGTCGGCCGCGCGATCCCGACCGACACGATGCTGCCCGCCCCGGCACAGGGCGCGGTCGGTATCGAGGTGCGCAGCGCCGACGCCGGTGCGGCGCGGATCGTCGCGGCGATCGACGATGCCGCGACCAGCGCCTGCGTGCTGGCGGAGCGGGCCCTGCTCGCCGGGCTCGGCGCCGACTGCCATTCGCCGGTTGCCGCGCTCGCCGCTTTGTCGGGCGAGATGCTGACGCTGCGCGCCGAGCTGATCGCCGAGGACGGCAGCGCCTTCGTCGAGGGCAGCGGCGAGGGCACCGACGGCAGCCTCGTCGCCGCGGAACTCGCCGCCGACCTGCTGGCGCGGGCGCCCGAGGTGGTGCGGCGGCTGTTCCAGCCGTGA